One part of the Ignisphaera cupida genome encodes these proteins:
- a CDS encoding IS200/IS605 family accessory protein TnpB-related protein produces the protein MHKYLYNDWKLSSELRIKLNGKRVLLYLTFKKDFEVSCNPRNVAAVDVNENNVTLALFKDGKLSEVYRVETKLGRVVIAYSERRKRITEGKSTKDRSVKKALRKLRERERKMDIIYKTARFIEKLAYINNAVVVVGNVHKSKGKFVSKSRNSKLRHRIHQWSVSKLVEILNNKPLYVVEESEAYSSSKDPFSGKPIKNYTPSVIRIALRGGKRVRVAKITLRLVRLGNGLILDRDIIGAINIGLKHLSTDGSLVALGSTGPHEVWVKLVNPHQGPTPLMKLKVVETNYKYREWGNASLKLLRLAVEKPMVLAA, from the coding sequence TTGCATAAGTACCTCTACAACGACTGGAAACTCTCAAGTGAGCTTAGAATCAAGCTTAATGGAAAGAGGGTCTTGCTCTACTTGACCTTTAAGAAAGACTTCGAGGTCTCTTGCAATCCAAGAAACGTTGCTGCTGTGGATGTTAACGAAAACAACGTTACGCTAGCACTGTTTAAGGATGGTAAGCTCAGTGAGGTCTACAGAGTTGAGACAAAGCTAGGTAGAGTTGTTATTGCATACTCCGAGAGGAGGAAGAGAATAACTGAGGGCAAGTCAACAAAGGACAGAAGCGTGAAGAAAGCACTTAGGAAGCTGAGGGAGAGGGAGAGGAAGATGGACATTATCTACAAGACCGCTAGATTCATTGAGAAGCTGGCTTATATAAACAACGCTGTTGTGGTTGTTGGAAATGTTCACAAGAGTAAAGGAAAGTTTGTTAGTAAGTCGAGGAACAGCAAGCTCAGGCATAGAATTCACCAGTGGAGTGTCTCAAAGCTAGTAGAAATATTGAATAACAAGCCCCTATATGTTGTTGAGGAGTCAGAGGCATACTCTTCCTCAAAAGATCCTTTTAGTGGAAAGCCCATCAAAAACTACACCCCCTCTGTGATTCGCATTGCGTTGAGAGGGGGTAAGAGAGTAAGAGTAGCCAAGATCACCCTAAGACTAGTTAGGCTGGGAAATGGGCTGATCCTAGACAGGGACATCATTGGAGCCATAAACATTGGGTTGAAGCACCTATCCACAGATGGGAGCCTTGTGGCGTTGGGCTCGACAGGGCCCCATGAGGTGTGGGTGAAGCTAGTGAACCCACATCAAGGGCCAACCCCACTCATGAAGTTAAAAGTAGTTGAAACCAATTATAAGTACCGTGAGTGGGGAAACGCTTCTTTGAAGCTATTGAGATTAGCTGTAGAAAAACCTATGGTTCTAGCTGCATAG
- a CDS encoding L-threonylcarbamoyladenylate synthase → MTKVFRIDINNIDEDAIRECCEIVLSGGIVVFPTETVYGLGASAFNGEAVKKVFIAKNRPMDNPLIVHISNKKQLYEVADEIPEKILKAVEILWPGPFTLLLKKGSRVASEATANLPTVAVRIPAHPVALKLIDCTGPIAAPSANISGRPSPTTGFHVMVDMFGRANAIIDSGETIYGVESTIVDATTKPMKLLRPGAMPIEKISEALGEEIIVTQESRGLAESEKALAPGMKYKHYSPETPIILVEYSNQNKMVSTVTKIAEELKKAGRRIAVIASTETANMYTTYTDKIIVYGSRKNIFEIAKNLFKILRELDREGVEIAIAEGVEEKGLGLAVMNRLRKASTKIVK, encoded by the coding sequence TTGACAAAGGTTTTTAGAATAGATATTAACAATATTGATGAGGATGCTATTAGAGAATGTTGTGAAATTGTTTTGAGTGGAGGCATAGTTGTTTTCCCAACTGAAACAGTTTATGGCTTGGGGGCATCAGCATTCAATGGAGAAGCTGTGAAAAAAGTTTTCATCGCTAAGAACAGGCCCATGGACAATCCTCTAATAGTTCACATATCAAACAAGAAGCAGCTTTATGAAGTTGCTGATGAGATTCCAGAAAAAATATTGAAGGCAGTTGAAATTCTTTGGCCAGGGCCATTCACATTGCTTCTAAAGAAAGGTTCTAGAGTAGCTTCAGAGGCTACAGCAAATCTCCCAACAGTTGCTGTTAGAATACCTGCACACCCAGTTGCTTTGAAGCTCATAGATTGTACAGGACCTATAGCAGCTCCAAGTGCAAACATATCTGGTAGGCCAAGTCCAACAACAGGTTTTCACGTAATGGTTGACATGTTTGGAAGGGCAAACGCTATTATAGATTCTGGAGAGACAATATATGGTGTAGAGTCAACAATTGTTGATGCAACAACAAAACCAATGAAGCTTCTAAGACCAGGTGCAATGCCAATTGAGAAAATATCTGAGGCTCTAGGTGAGGAGATAATAGTGACACAAGAGTCTAGAGGACTTGCTGAAAGCGAAAAAGCTTTAGCACCTGGAATGAAGTACAAACACTACTCTCCAGAAACACCAATAATACTTGTTGAATACAGCAATCAAAATAAAATGGTTAGCACCGTGACTAAAATTGCTGAAGAGCTGAAGAAAGCAGGTAGGAGAATAGCAGTTATAGCATCCACAGAAACAGCAAACATGTATACTACATACACAGATAAAATCATTGTTTACGGCTCTAGAAAAAACATTTTCGAAATAGCAAAAAACCTATTCAAAATTCTGAGAGAACTAGATAGAGAAGGTGTTGAAATAGCCATTGCCGAAGGTGTTGAGGAGAAAGGACTTGGGCTAGCAGTAATGAATAGACTTAGAAAAGCATCAACAAAAATAGTTAAATAA